One genomic region from Pseudomonas hormoni encodes:
- a CDS encoding ATP-binding protein encodes MIRSLRVRLMLAATLLAVLFMLALLPAMQGAFSLALQDSIEQRLASDVTTLISAARVEGNHLQMPAQLPDERFNLTDSRLLGYIYDREGHLVWRSKGTREENINYKPRYDGRGNEFARISEANGQEFFVYDVEVKLLGGKSAAFSIVALQPVREYEVTLEGLRENLYLGFGAALLVLLALLWIGLTWGLQALRRLSQELDEIESGTRESLSEQHPRELLRLTGSLNRLLHSEREQRSRYRDSLDDLAHSLKTPLTVLQGVSEDMAQRPEDRDQAWVLQTQIERMSQQISYQLQRASLRKSGLVRHQVRLRPVLQSLCDTLDKVYRDKRVRVAFDLPEHCYVPIEQGALLEMLGNLLENAYRLCLGEVRISVRETLSGIELCVEDDGPGVPPDQRARILQRGERLDRQHPGQGIGLAVVKDIIESYNAKLTLGDSPMGGAAFRIHFPVV; translated from the coding sequence TTGATTCGTTCTCTTCGTGTCCGATTGATGCTCGCCGCCACCCTGTTGGCGGTGTTGTTCATGCTGGCGTTGTTGCCGGCGATGCAGGGCGCGTTCAGCCTCGCGTTGCAGGATTCCATCGAGCAACGCCTGGCGTCGGACGTCACCACGCTGATTTCCGCCGCCCGGGTCGAGGGCAACCACCTGCAGATGCCGGCGCAGTTGCCCGATGAGCGCTTCAACCTCACCGACAGCCGTTTGCTCGGCTACATCTATGACCGCGAAGGCCATCTGGTGTGGCGCTCGAAAGGCACCCGCGAAGAGAACATCAATTACAAACCGCGTTACGACGGGCGCGGTAATGAGTTCGCGAGGATCAGCGAAGCCAACGGCCAGGAATTCTTCGTCTACGACGTTGAAGTCAAACTGCTCGGCGGTAAAAGCGCAGCGTTCAGCATTGTCGCACTGCAACCGGTGCGCGAATACGAAGTGACCCTCGAAGGTCTGCGGGAAAACCTTTACCTCGGCTTCGGCGCCGCGCTGCTGGTGCTGCTCGCTTTGCTGTGGATCGGCCTGACCTGGGGTTTGCAGGCGTTGCGTCGGCTCAGTCAGGAACTCGACGAAATCGAAAGCGGCACCCGCGAAAGCCTCAGCGAACAGCACCCGCGCGAACTGCTGCGCCTGACCGGCTCCCTCAACCGCTTGCTGCACAGCGAGCGCGAACAACGCAGTCGCTATCGCGATTCCCTCGATGACCTGGCCCACAGCCTGAAAACCCCGTTGACCGTGTTGCAAGGGGTCAGCGAGGACATGGCGCAGCGCCCGGAGGATCGTGATCAGGCCTGGGTGCTGCAAACCCAGATCGAGCGCATGAGCCAGCAGATCAGTTATCAGTTGCAGCGCGCCAGCCTGCGAAAAAGCGGTCTGGTGCGTCATCAGGTGCGGCTGCGGCCGGTGCTGCAAAGCCTCTGCGATACCCTGGACAAGGTCTACCGCGACAAGCGCGTGCGGGTGGCTTTCGATCTGCCGGAACACTGTTATGTGCCGATCGAGCAGGGCGCCTTGCTGGAAATGCTGGGCAACTTGCTGGAAAACGCCTACCGACTGTGCCTCGGCGAAGTGCGCATCAGCGTGCGCGAAACCTTGAGCGGGATCGAGTTGTGCGTCGAGGACGACGGACCGGGTGTGCCGCCGGATCAGCGTGCGCGGATTCTGCAGCGTGGCGAACGGCTGGACCGTCAGCATCCGGGGCAGGGGATCGGGTTGGCGGTGGTCAAGGACATCATCGAGAGCTACAACGCCAAGTTGACCCTGGGGGATTCACCCATGGGCGGCGCGGCGTTCCGGATTCATTTCCCGGTGGTTTGA
- a CDS encoding response regulator → MKLLVVEDEALLRHHLQTRLTDSGHVVESVANAEEALYQTEQFNHDLAVIDLGLPGMGGLDLIRQLRSRGKTFPILILTARGNWQDKVEGLAAGADDYVVKPFQFEELDARLNALLRRSSGFTQSTIVAGPLLLDLNRKQATLDEQPLALTAYEYRILEYLMRHHQQVVAKDRLMEQLYPDDDERDPNVIEVLVGRLRRKLEGPAGFKPIDTVRGLGYLFNERCT, encoded by the coding sequence ATGAAACTGCTGGTCGTCGAAGATGAAGCGCTGTTGCGCCATCACCTGCAAACCCGCCTGACGGACAGCGGCCACGTGGTCGAGTCCGTGGCCAACGCCGAAGAGGCGCTGTACCAGACCGAGCAGTTCAACCATGACCTGGCGGTGATCGACCTCGGGTTGCCGGGCATGGGCGGGCTCGACCTGATCCGCCAGTTGCGCTCCCGGGGCAAGACCTTCCCGATCCTGATCCTCACCGCACGCGGCAACTGGCAGGACAAGGTCGAAGGCCTCGCCGCCGGTGCCGACGATTACGTGGTCAAGCCGTTCCAGTTCGAAGAGCTGGACGCGCGCCTGAACGCCTTGCTGCGCCGCTCCAGCGGTTTCACCCAGTCGACCATCGTCGCCGGGCCGTTGCTGCTCGACCTCAATCGCAAACAGGCGACCCTCGACGAACAGCCGCTGGCGCTGACCGCGTATGAGTATCGGATTCTCGAGTACCTGATGCGCCATCACCAGCAAGTGGTGGCCAAGGACCGCTTGATGGAACAGCTCTACCCGGATGACGACGAGCGCGATCCGAACGTGATCGAAGTGCTGGTCGGCCGTTTGCGCCGCAAACTCGAAGGGCCTGCCGGGTTCAAGCCGATCGACACCGTGCGTGGCCTCGGCTATCTGTTCAATGAGCGCTGCACTTGA
- a CDS encoding ribonucleoside-diphosphate reductase subunit alpha, with translation MQTDTTRENPQGTLPQAADSNSDLSATAPGQLRVIKRNGTVVPYTDDKITVAITKAFLAVEGGTAAASSRIHDTVARLTEQVTATFKRRMPSGGTIHIEEIQDQVELALMRAGEQKVARDYVIYRDGRSKQRAAHAPAEEAVNAHPSIRITRADGTFAPLDMGRLNTIVTEACEGLEEVDGDLIQRETLKNLYDGVALTDVNTALVMTARTLVEREPNYSFVTARLLMDTLRAEGLGFLGVADSATHHEMVDLYAKALPAYIAKGIEFELLNPVLATFDLEKLGKAINHERDQQFTYLGLQTLYDRYFIHKDGIRFELPQIFFMRVAMGLAIEEKQKEDRAIEFYNLLSSFDYMSSTPTLFNAGTLRPQLSSCYLTTVPDDLSGIYHAIHDNAMLSKFAGGLGNDWTPVRALGSYIKGTNGKSQGVVPFLKVVNDTAVAVNQGGKRKGAVCAYLETWHMDIEEFIELRKNTGDDRRRTHDMNTANWIPDLFMKRVFDDGKWTLFSPSEVPDLHDLTGKAFEERYEYYEALTEYPGKVKLFKTIQAKDLWRKMLSMLFETGHPWLTFKDPCNLRSPQQHVGVVHSSNLCTEITLNTNKDEIAVCNLGSINLPNHIVNGKLDTAKLERTVNTAVRMLDNVIDINYYSVPQAKNSNFKHRPVGLGIMGFQDALYLQHIPYGSDAAVEFADKSMEAVSYYAIQASCDLADERGAYETFQGSLWSKGILPLDSQQILIEQRGQKYIDVDLNESLDWAPVRARVQKGIRNSNIMAIAPTATIANITGVSQSIEPTYQNLYVKSNLSGEFTVINPYLVRDLKARGLWDAVMINDLKYYDGSVQQIERIPQELKELYATAFEVDTKWIVDAASRRQKWIDQAQSLNLYIAGASGKKLDVTYRMAWYRGLKTTYYLRALAATSTEKSTINTGKLNAVSSGGNHGEDSVLAAPAGPAPVPKACAIDEPDCEACQ, from the coding sequence ATGCAAACCGACACAACTCGCGAGAACCCGCAGGGCACCTTGCCGCAGGCCGCTGATTCGAATTCGGATCTGTCCGCCACCGCGCCTGGCCAGCTGCGCGTGATCAAGCGTAACGGCACTGTCGTTCCTTACACCGATGACAAAATCACCGTCGCGATCACCAAAGCGTTTCTCGCAGTTGAGGGCGGCACCGCTGCCGCTTCGTCGCGAATCCATGACACCGTTGCCCGTCTGACCGAACAGGTCACCGCGACCTTCAAGCGTCGCATGCCGTCGGGCGGCACCATCCACATCGAAGAAATCCAGGACCAGGTCGAACTGGCCCTGATGCGTGCCGGCGAGCAGAAAGTGGCTCGCGACTACGTGATCTACCGTGACGGTCGTTCGAAACAACGCGCCGCCCACGCCCCGGCAGAAGAAGCGGTCAACGCTCACCCGTCGATCCGCATCACCCGCGCCGATGGCACCTTTGCGCCTCTGGACATGGGTCGCCTGAACACCATCGTCACTGAAGCGTGCGAAGGCCTGGAAGAAGTCGACGGCGACCTGATCCAGCGCGAAACCCTGAAAAACCTGTACGACGGCGTGGCCCTGACCGACGTCAACACCGCATTGGTGATGACCGCCCGTACACTGGTTGAACGTGAGCCGAACTACTCGTTCGTGACCGCCCGCCTGCTGATGGACACCCTGCGCGCCGAAGGCCTGGGCTTCCTTGGCGTCGCCGACAGCGCGACCCACCACGAAATGGTCGACCTGTACGCCAAGGCGCTGCCTGCGTACATCGCCAAGGGTATCGAATTCGAATTGCTGAACCCGGTCCTGGCCACCTTTGACCTGGAAAAACTCGGCAAGGCGATCAACCACGAGCGCGATCAGCAGTTCACCTACCTCGGTCTGCAAACCCTGTACGACCGTTACTTCATCCACAAGGACGGTATCCGCTTCGAACTGCCGCAAATCTTCTTCATGCGCGTGGCCATGGGCCTGGCGATCGAAGAGAAGCAGAAAGAAGACCGTGCGATCGAGTTCTACAACCTGTTGTCGTCCTTCGACTACATGTCCTCGACCCCGACCCTGTTTAACGCCGGCACCCTGCGTCCACAGCTGTCGAGCTGCTACCTGACCACCGTGCCGGATGACCTGTCGGGCATTTACCACGCGATCCACGACAACGCCATGTTGTCGAAATTCGCCGGTGGCCTGGGCAACGACTGGACGCCGGTTCGTGCGCTGGGTTCGTACATCAAGGGCACCAACGGCAAATCCCAGGGCGTCGTGCCGTTCCTGAAAGTGGTGAACGACACCGCCGTCGCCGTCAACCAGGGTGGCAAGCGCAAAGGCGCTGTCTGTGCCTACCTGGAAACCTGGCACATGGACATCGAAGAGTTCATCGAGCTGCGCAAGAACACCGGTGATGATCGTCGTCGTACCCACGACATGAACACCGCCAACTGGATCCCTGACCTGTTCATGAAGCGCGTCTTCGATGACGGCAAGTGGACCCTGTTCTCGCCGTCCGAAGTACCGGACCTGCACGACCTGACCGGCAAGGCCTTCGAAGAGCGCTACGAGTACTACGAAGCCCTGACCGAGTACCCGGGCAAGGTCAAGCTGTTCAAGACCATCCAGGCCAAAGACCTGTGGCGCAAAATGCTGTCCATGCTGTTTGAAACCGGCCACCCATGGCTGACCTTCAAAGACCCGTGCAACCTGCGGAGCCCGCAGCAGCACGTCGGCGTGGTCCACAGCTCGAACCTGTGCACCGAGATCACCTTGAACACCAACAAGGACGAGATCGCCGTTTGCAACCTGGGCTCGATCAACCTGCCGAACCACATCGTCAACGGCAAGCTGGACACCGCCAAGCTGGAACGCACCGTGAACACCGCTGTTCGCATGCTCGATAACGTGATCGACATCAACTACTACTCGGTGCCACAAGCGAAGAACTCCAACTTCAAGCACCGTCCGGTCGGCCTGGGCATCATGGGCTTCCAGGACGCTTTGTACCTGCAGCACATTCCTTACGGTTCCGACGCTGCCGTCGAGTTCGCCGACAAGTCGATGGAAGCGGTCAGCTACTACGCGATCCAGGCCTCCTGCGACCTGGCCGACGAGCGCGGCGCCTACGAGACGTTCCAGGGTTCGCTGTGGTCCAAAGGCATCCTGCCGCTGGATTCGCAACAGATCCTGATCGAGCAGCGTGGCCAGAAGTACATCGACGTTGACCTGAACGAATCCCTGGACTGGGCACCGGTTCGCGCCCGTGTACAGAAAGGCATTCGTAACTCCAACATCATGGCCATCGCACCGACCGCGACCATCGCCAACATCACTGGCGTATCGCAGTCGATCGAACCGACCTACCAGAACCTCTACGTGAAATCGAACCTGTCGGGCGAATTCACCGTGATCAACCCGTACCTGGTTCGCGACCTGAAGGCTCGCGGTCTGTGGGACGCGGTCATGATCAACGACCTGAAGTACTACGACGGTTCGGTGCAGCAGATCGAGCGTATCCCGCAAGAACTCAAAGAGCTCTACGCGACTGCGTTCGAAGTGGACACCAAGTGGATCGTCGACGCGGCCAGCCGTCGTCAGAAGTGGATCGACCAGGCTCAGTCGCTGAACCTGTACATCGCTGGCGCTTCGGGCAAGAAGCTGGACGTGACCTACCGCATGGCCTGGTACCGTGGCCTGAAAACCACTTACTACCTCCGTGCCCTGGCCGCGACCAGCACCGAGAAGTCGACCATCAACACCGGCAAGCTGAACGCTGTTTCCAGCGGCGGCAACCACGGTGAAGATTCGGTCCTGGCTGCTCCTGCCGGCCCTGCTCCAGTGCCGAAGGCTTGCGCCATCGACGAGCCGGATTGCGAAGCTTGCCAATAA
- a CDS encoding response regulator, whose amino-acid sequence MEQEAWQVLIVEDDQRLAELTRDYLEANGLRVSIEGNGALAAARIIKEKPDLVILDLMLPGEDGLSICRKVRDKFDGPILMLTARTDDTDQILGLDLGADDYVCKPLRPRLLLARIQALLRRSETPEPVPEKQRRLQFGPLVVDNALREAWLHDNGIELTSAEFDLLWLLVANAGRILSREEIFTALRGIGYDGQDRSIDVRISRIRPKIGDDPDHPRLIKTIRSKGYLFVPEACVDPSL is encoded by the coding sequence GTGGAGCAAGAAGCCTGGCAGGTATTGATTGTGGAAGACGACCAGCGTCTGGCCGAACTGACCCGCGATTACCTGGAAGCCAACGGCCTGCGCGTGTCGATCGAGGGCAATGGCGCCTTGGCCGCAGCCCGCATCATCAAGGAGAAACCGGACCTGGTGATTCTCGACCTGATGCTGCCGGGCGAAGATGGCCTGAGCATTTGCCGCAAGGTCCGCGACAAGTTCGACGGCCCGATCCTGATGCTCACCGCCCGCACCGACGACACCGATCAGATTCTCGGTCTCGACCTGGGCGCCGACGACTACGTGTGCAAGCCGCTGCGCCCGCGCTTGCTGCTGGCGCGCATTCAGGCGCTGTTGCGACGCAGTGAAACACCTGAGCCGGTCCCGGAAAAACAACGGCGTCTGCAATTCGGCCCGCTGGTGGTCGACAACGCGCTGCGTGAAGCCTGGCTGCATGACAACGGCATCGAATTGACCAGCGCCGAGTTTGATCTGCTGTGGCTGCTGGTGGCCAACGCCGGGCGCATTTTGTCTCGCGAAGAGATCTTCACCGCGTTGCGCGGCATTGGCTATGACGGCCAGGACCGTTCCATCGACGTGCGCATTTCGCGCATCCGGCCGAAGATCGGCGACGACCCGGACCATCCGCGTCTGATCAAGACCATTCGCAGCAAAGGTTATCTGTTCGTGCCTGAAGCCTGCGTAGATCCCTCACTGTGA
- a CDS encoding 4'-phosphopantetheinyl transferase family protein, whose protein sequence is MNALPALPACCTPLDAHWPLPFVLPDTVLLSTQFDTSQLAIDDFQRSAIEPPATIQRSVAKRQTEFLAGRICARAALQQLQGLNVVPAIGDDRAPVWPAHISGSITHTTGRAAAIVAQKTHWRGLGMDLENLLNPERAERLAGEILTPAELQRMAAGPRDQLAMLVTLTFSVKESLFKALYPIVQQRFYFEHAEVLEWSEGGEVRLRLLTDLSSEWRNGTELDAQFGMKDGQLLSLVSIKA, encoded by the coding sequence ATGAATGCCCTCCCCGCCCTGCCCGCTTGCTGCACCCCGCTCGATGCACATTGGCCGCTGCCGTTTGTGCTGCCCGATACGGTGCTGCTAAGCACGCAATTCGACACCTCGCAACTGGCCATCGATGATTTCCAGCGCAGTGCCATCGAACCACCCGCGACCATCCAGCGCTCAGTCGCCAAGCGTCAGACGGAATTCCTCGCCGGGCGGATTTGCGCGCGGGCCGCACTGCAACAGCTGCAAGGGCTGAATGTCGTCCCGGCCATTGGCGACGACCGGGCGCCGGTCTGGCCTGCGCACATCAGCGGCTCGATCACCCACACCACCGGCCGGGCGGCAGCGATTGTCGCGCAGAAAACCCACTGGCGCGGCTTGGGCATGGACCTGGAAAACCTGCTCAACCCTGAACGGGCGGAACGCCTGGCCGGGGAAATTCTTACGCCGGCGGAATTGCAGCGCATGGCCGCCGGACCTCGCGATCAACTGGCGATGCTGGTGACGCTGACGTTTTCGGTGAAAGAGAGTTTGTTCAAGGCGCTCTACCCGATCGTTCAGCAGCGGTTTTATTTTGAACATGCCGAAGTGCTGGAGTGGAGCGAGGGCGGTGAGGTGCGGTTGCGGTTGCTCACCGACCTGTCCAGTGAGTGGCGAAATGGCACGGAGCTGGATGCGCAGTTTGGGATGAAGGATGGGCAGTTGTTGAGTCTGGTCAGTATCAAGGCCTGA
- a CDS encoding dienelactone hydrolase family protein, whose translation MRVFLALLLLALSGLSQAAIKTQEIPYQSADGTKLIGYYAYDDAIKGPRPGVVVVHEWWGLNDYTKRRARDLAGLGYSALAIDMYGDGKNTEHPKDAMAFMQAALKDSAASSARFQAGLDLLKKQAQTDPNKVAAIGYCFGGAVVLNAARQGLPLAGVVSFHGALATKAPATPGSVKAKILVEHGALDSMVTAENVSAFKAEMDKAGADYQFVSLEGAKHGFSNPDADRLGHGDHGGPDIGYNKAADEKSWADMQAFFKKIFG comes from the coding sequence ATGCGCGTATTCCTCGCTTTGCTTTTGCTGGCCTTGAGCGGACTTAGTCAGGCCGCCATCAAAACTCAGGAAATCCCTTATCAGAGCGCCGACGGCACGAAGCTGATCGGTTACTACGCCTACGACGACGCGATCAAAGGCCCACGCCCGGGCGTGGTGGTGGTGCACGAGTGGTGGGGGCTCAACGATTACACCAAGCGTCGCGCCCGTGACCTGGCCGGCCTGGGTTACAGCGCGCTGGCCATCGATATGTATGGCGACGGCAAGAACACCGAGCATCCCAAGGACGCCATGGCCTTCATGCAGGCCGCGTTGAAAGACAGCGCTGCGTCCAGCGCCCGCTTCCAGGCCGGGCTCGATCTGTTGAAGAAACAGGCGCAAACCGACCCAAACAAAGTGGCTGCCATCGGTTATTGCTTTGGCGGCGCGGTGGTACTGAATGCGGCACGCCAGGGCTTGCCGCTGGCGGGCGTCGTGAGTTTCCACGGGGCGCTGGCGACGAAAGCGCCTGCGACGCCGGGCAGCGTGAAGGCGAAAATCCTGGTCGAGCACGGTGCGCTGGACAGCATGGTCACGGCGGAAAACGTGTCGGCGTTCAAGGCCGAGATGGACAAGGCCGGGGCCGATTATCAGTTCGTCAGCCTTGAGGGTGCCAAGCACGGGTTCAGTAACCCGGATGCGGATCGCCTGGGCCATGGCGATCATGGCGGTCCGGATATTGGTTACAACAAGGCGGCGGATGAAAAGTCGTGGGCGGACATGCAGGCCTTCTTCAAGAAAATATTTGGCTGA
- a CDS encoding ATP-binding protein produces the protein MNSIFLRIYGGMCAALILVAVLGVLALHMLNQVRSEQYRERLAHGTFSLMADNLQPMNETQRHRALLVWERLLGIPLALKTFAQTDLDLTQRTRVLRGQALVEQTGPHAAKVYRLVSDKEQLVLTGEVQQISEQLARATIYLLADELVRVPVADQPKRLAQIKEEKGFGFDLRLVTVDEADMDEDQSRRVAEGDTVMALGKEGDSIRVFAGMVGTPWVLEIGPLYQMNPYPPEWLVLIAALGLSLIGLIVYLLVRQLERRLRGLEAAATRIAKGSLETRVPARGADSVGRLAAAFNGMAEHLQQLLAIQRELVRAVSHELRTPVARLRFGLEMIGSATTPQALEKYCEGMDHDIEDLDRLVDEMLTYARLEQGSPALNFQRIDLDALVNQVIEELAPLRADVTVQRGLCLSAADCDDAWVEAEPRYLHRAIQNLVSNAMRHAQSRVTVSYQVGQQRCRVDIEDDGPGVPESAWEKIFTPFLRLDDSRTRASGGHGLGLSIVRRIIHWHDGRALISKSKSLGGACFSLSWPRNQEKR, from the coding sequence GTGAATTCGATTTTCCTACGCATCTATGGCGGCATGTGCGCGGCGTTGATTCTGGTGGCGGTGCTCGGCGTGCTGGCCTTGCACATGCTTAACCAGGTGCGCAGCGAGCAGTACCGCGAGCGCCTGGCCCACGGCACGTTCTCGCTGATGGCCGACAACCTGCAACCGATGAACGAAACCCAGCGTCACCGCGCTTTGCTGGTGTGGGAACGTTTGCTCGGGATTCCGCTGGCGCTGAAAACTTTCGCCCAGACCGACCTCGACCTGACCCAGCGCACCCGTGTGCTGCGCGGCCAGGCACTGGTGGAGCAAACCGGTCCGCATGCGGCGAAGGTGTATCGACTGGTCAGCGACAAGGAACAGTTGGTGCTCACCGGCGAGGTGCAGCAGATCAGCGAGCAACTGGCCCGGGCGACCATTTACTTGCTCGCCGATGAACTGGTGCGCGTGCCAGTGGCCGACCAGCCCAAGCGCCTGGCGCAGATAAAGGAAGAGAAGGGCTTCGGTTTCGATCTGCGGCTGGTCACGGTCGATGAGGCTGACATGGATGAAGACCAGAGCCGCCGCGTGGCCGAAGGCGATACGGTAATGGCGCTGGGCAAGGAGGGCGACTCGATCCGGGTATTTGCCGGCATGGTCGGTACGCCGTGGGTGCTGGAAATCGGTCCGCTGTACCAGATGAATCCTTACCCGCCGGAATGGCTGGTGCTGATCGCGGCCCTCGGTTTGAGCCTGATCGGTTTGATCGTCTATTTACTGGTGCGGCAACTGGAGCGCCGTTTGCGTGGCCTCGAAGCGGCCGCCACGCGCATCGCCAAAGGCAGCCTGGAAACCCGCGTGCCGGCACGCGGCGCGGATTCGGTCGGGCGCCTGGCGGCGGCGTTCAACGGCATGGCCGAGCACCTGCAACAGTTGCTGGCGATCCAGCGTGAACTGGTGCGCGCCGTGTCTCACGAATTGCGTACGCCGGTAGCGCGCCTGCGTTTTGGCCTGGAGATGATCGGCTCGGCCACTACGCCCCAGGCCTTGGAGAAATATTGCGAAGGCATGGACCACGACATCGAGGATCTCGACCGGCTGGTGGACGAGATGCTCACCTACGCGAGGCTGGAGCAGGGTTCGCCGGCGCTGAATTTCCAGCGCATCGATCTGGATGCGCTGGTCAATCAGGTGATCGAAGAGTTGGCGCCACTGCGCGCCGACGTCACGGTGCAGCGCGGTTTGTGCCTGTCGGCGGCCGATTGCGATGACGCCTGGGTCGAAGCCGAGCCTCGCTATTTACACCGGGCGATTCAGAACCTGGTGAGCAACGCCATGCGCCATGCTCAATCGCGGGTGACCGTGAGTTATCAGGTGGGGCAGCAGCGGTGTCGGGTCGATATAGAAGACGACGGGCCAGGCGTTCCCGAATCGGCGTGGGAGAAAATCTTTACGCCGTTCCTGCGACTGGATGACAGCAGAACCCGCGCGTCGGGCGGGCATGGGTTGGGCTTGTCGATCGTGCGGCGGATTATCCATTGGCATGACGGGCGGGCGTTGATCAGCAAGAGCAAGAGTTTGGGCGGGGCGTGCTTTAGCCTGAGTTGGCCGAGGAATCAGGAGAAGCGCTGA
- a CDS encoding porin family protein: MTTFKKLLLAFTVMGASVAAHAADDNFASLTFGQTSDKVKKSNALNANLNNPNADGVIGKDNTWGVRLGQQNSQGRYYATYDNVSGSHNGIKLRQENLLGSYDLFYPVGGSTKLFGGATAGLTKLTQDSPGFSRDSDIGYAVGGQLGVLQQVSQNTSVELGYRYLRSNASTEMSERGGSKQGSLDLTSSAQTYLSANYAF; encoded by the coding sequence ATGACTACCTTCAAGAAACTGCTTCTGGCTTTCACCGTCATGGGTGCAAGCGTAGCCGCCCACGCGGCTGACGATAACTTTGCCAGCCTTACTTTTGGACAGACCAGCGACAAGGTCAAAAAGTCCAACGCCCTGAACGCCAACCTCAACAACCCGAACGCCGACGGCGTGATCGGCAAGGACAACACCTGGGGTGTGCGCCTGGGCCAGCAAAACAGCCAGGGCCGCTACTACGCCACTTACGACAACGTGTCGGGCTCGCACAATGGCATTAAACTGCGTCAGGAAAACCTGCTGGGCAGCTACGATCTGTTCTACCCGGTGGGCGGCAGCACCAAACTGTTTGGCGGCGCCACGGCCGGTCTGACCAAACTGACCCAGGATTCCCCAGGCTTCAGCCGCGACAGCGACATCGGTTACGCCGTGGGCGGCCAGCTGGGTGTGTTGCAGCAGGTTTCGCAAAACACCTCGGTTGAACTGGGTTACCGTTACCTGCGCAGCAATGCCAGCACCGAGATGAGCGAGCGCGGTGGCAGCAAACAGGGTTCGCTGGACCTGACCAGCAGCGCCCAGACGTACCTGTCCGCCAACTACGCTTTCTAG
- the flgE gene encoding flagellar hook protein FlgE: MSFNIGLSGLYAANKQLDVTGNNIANVATTGFKSSRAEFEDVYSATKLGSGSKVVGNGVRLANVSQQFTQGDVNNTGNVLDMGINGSGFFVLNDNGSLSYTRAGTFKVDKDGYVTNSDGSARLQGYGVDANGKILNGVLTDLRIDTSNLAPKTTTTVSSTINLKSTELDINQVANPFDPSKQGSFTKQFSTPIYDTQGNQHIMDQFMVKTGANTWKTYTLIDGRNPNGTDPSPTAIPANPPVASTMVFDTSGNLVSVTTPAVPLPIVSPDLKVTGWIPGTVTNGVWAANGAAADPGGVTISMAKTTQYNADTARSIPAQNGYATGQITNLTIDTSGIMLANFSNSQTKAIGQISLASFTNEQGLQPVGGTSWKETYASGIPGYDAPNTGTLGEIHSNSLEESNVNLTSELVDLIKAQSNYQANAKTISTQSTIMQTIIQMT; encoded by the coding sequence ATGTCTTTCAATATCGGCCTTAGCGGTCTCTATGCAGCCAACAAACAACTGGACGTGACCGGCAACAACATCGCCAACGTCGCGACCACCGGTTTCAAATCGTCCCGTGCGGAATTCGAAGACGTTTACTCGGCCACCAAGCTGGGTTCCGGCAGCAAAGTCGTCGGTAACGGCGTGCGCCTGGCCAACGTTTCCCAGCAGTTCACCCAGGGTGACGTCAACAACACCGGCAACGTGCTGGACATGGGCATCAACGGATCCGGCTTCTTCGTGCTGAACGACAATGGCTCGCTGTCCTACACCCGTGCCGGTACCTTCAAGGTCGACAAGGACGGTTACGTCACCAATAGCGATGGCTCTGCGCGTCTGCAGGGTTATGGCGTGGATGCCAATGGCAAGATCCTCAATGGCGTTTTGACTGACCTGCGCATTGACACGTCGAACCTGGCGCCGAAAACCACCACCACGGTTTCGTCGACGATCAACCTGAAATCCACGGAATTGGATATCAACCAGGTTGCCAACCCGTTCGACCCGAGCAAGCAAGGGTCCTTCACCAAGCAGTTCAGCACCCCGATTTACGATACTCAGGGTAACCAGCACATCATGGATCAATTCATGGTCAAGACTGGTGCGAACACCTGGAAAACCTACACCCTGATCGATGGTCGCAACCCGAATGGCACCGACCCTAGTCCTACCGCGATTCCGGCGAACCCGCCGGTCGCCTCGACGATGGTGTTCGACACCTCGGGCAATCTGGTTTCGGTGACCACTCCGGCCGTTCCATTGCCTATCGTCAGCCCTGACCTGAAGGTCACTGGCTGGATTCCCGGCACCGTGACCAACGGTGTGTGGGCAGCCAACGGCGCCGCCGCCGACCCGGGCGGTGTGACCATCTCCATGGCCAAAACCACACAGTACAACGCCGACACCGCGCGTTCGATTCCTGCGCAGAACGGTTACGCCACGGGCCAGATCACCAACCTGACCATCGACACCAGCGGTATCATGCTGGCCAACTTCAGCAACAGCCAGACCAAGGCCATCGGCCAGATTTCGCTCGCCAGCTTCACTAACGAGCAAGGTCTGCAGCCTGTAGGCGGCACCAGCTGGAAAGAAACCTACGCGTCGGGTATCCCGGGCTACGATGCGCCGAACACCGGTACCTTGGGCGAGATCCACTCCAACTCTCTGGAAGAGTCCAACGTCAACCTGACCAGCGAACTGGTCGACCTGATCAAGGCGCAGAGCAACTACCAGGCGAACGCCAAGACCATCTCGACTCAAAGCACCATCATGCAGACCATCATTCAGATGACCTGA